TAAAGCTTCTCGGATATCCTTTGGCGTAATTACGAGAACATCAGTGGCAGCAATTTCGGCTACTAGTACGGTGTCATTGTCTTTGATAAAGATATCGCCATCTTTTATTTCCCGAAGATCATTACTTAGGCGCAAAGCATATTCTGCACCGTTTTTACTGGTTACTCGTTGAATACGCTTAAGCCGGGTCTCATTATCAAAGATAATGGTGTCTATAACTAATGCGTCCCGTTCAGCTTGCGGGAGGTCATTAATATTTCCTTGTATTTCGGTAATAATCACGTGTAATCTTTCGCTAATTTTTAGAAGCAGTACTAAGAAGCAGCACTAAGACGGAGCCAGTGTGTACATCGGCTCTGCTTTGTTTTATTCCGGTGTGCTACTCAAGATAGGAAAACCGGTG
This DNA window, taken from Corynebacterium kutscheri, encodes the following:
- a CDS encoding urease accessory protein UreE — protein: MIITEIQGNINDLPQAERDALVIDTIIFDNETRLKRIQRVTSKNGAEYALRLSNDLREIKDGDIFIKDNDTVLVAEIAATDVLVITPKDIREALAVAHTLGNRHLQAQFFDQDSVFDKAAMVVRFDHTVEHYLEHAGVEYTRGNHVMPEAFRHAEHSH